One Mya arenaria isolate MELC-2E11 chromosome 5, ASM2691426v1 genomic window carries:
- the LOC128235961 gene encoding spidroin-2-like yields MNGYLKSAVVALGFLALCAFANADDSRGRRSQQGYLQKYPHDLGTSYRILGIGKMPSGSGSYGHGSAGYGKQGFGGYGQGSMSYGIGKQGFGGYGQGSTSYGIGKQGFGGYGQGSTSYGIGKQGFGGYGQGSTSYGIGKQGFGGYGQGSMSYGIGKQGFGGYGQGSMSYGLGKQGFGGYGQGSMSYGLGKQGFGGHGQGSMSYGLGKQGFGGYGQGSMSYGHGGQGFGGYGQGSMSIGHGKQTY; encoded by the exons ATGAATG GTTATTTGAAGTCCGCAGTTGTTGCCCTTGGCTTCCTGGCGCTGTGTGCCTTTGCAAACGCCGATGACAGCCGTGGTAGAAGATCACAACAAGGGTATCTTCAGAAGTATCCACACGACCTTGGAACAAGTTACCGCATACTTGGTATTGGCAAAATGCCTTCCGGCTCTGGTAGTTATGGACACGGATCCGCTGGCTACGGTAAACAGGGATTTGGCGGCTACGGACAAGGTTCAATGAGCTACGGCATCGGTAAACAGGGATTTGGCGGCTACGGACAAGGTTCAACGAGCTACGGCATCGGTAAACAGGGATTTGGCGGCTACGGACAAGGGTCAACGAGCTACGGCATTGGTAAACAGGGATTTGGCGGCTACGGACAAGGGTCAACGAGCTACGGCATCGGTAAACAGGGATTTGGCGGCTACGGACAAGGGTCAATGAGCTACGGCATCGGTAAACAGGGATTTGGCGGCTACGGACAAGGTTCAATGAGCTACGGCCTCGGTAAACAGGGATTTGGCGGCTACGGACAAGGTTCAATGAGCTACGGCCTCGGTAAACAGGGATTTGGCGGCCACGGACAAGGTTCAATGAGCTACGGCCTCGGTAAACAGGGATTTGGCGGCTACGGACAAGGTTCAATGAGCTACGGCCATGGTGGGCAGGGCTTTGGTGGCTACGGACAAGGTTCAATGAGCATCGGACACGGTAAACAGACGTACTGA
- the LOC128233476 gene encoding keratin, type II cytoskeletal 1-like isoform X1, producing MNGYLKSAVVALCFLALCAFANADDSRGRRSQQGYLQKYPHDLGTSYRILGIGKMPSGSGSYGHGSAGYGKQGFGGYGQGSMSYGIGKQGFGGYGQGSMSYGIGKQGFGSYGQGSTSYGIGKQGFGGYGQGSMSYGIGKQGFGGYGQGSTSYGITKRGFGGYGQGSMSYGIGKQGFGGYGQGSMSYGLGKQGFGSYGQGSKSYGHGGQSYGGYGQGSMSYGHGGQGYGGYGQSSMSYGIGKQGFGGYGQGSLSYGIGKQMY from the exons ATGAATG GTTATTTGAAGTCCGCAGTTGTTGCCCTTTGCTTCCTGGCGCTGTGTGCCTTTGCAAACGCCGATGACAGCCGTGGTAGAAGATCACAACAAGGGTATCTTCAGAAGTATCCACACGACCTTGGAACAAGTTACCGCATACTTGGTATTGGCAAAATGCCTTCCGGCTCTGGTAGTTATGGACACGGATCCGCTGGCTACGGTAAACAGGGATTTGGCGGCTACGGACAAGGTTCAATGAGCTACGGCATCGGTAAACAGGGATTTGGCGGCTACGGACAAGGGTCAATGAGCTACGGCATCGGTAAACAGGGATTTGGCAGCTACGGACAAGGTTCAACGAGCTACGGCATCGGTAAACAGGGATTTGGCGGCTATGGACAAGGTTCAATGAGCTACGGCATCGGTAAACAGGGATTTGGCGGCTACGGACAAGGTTCAACGAGCTACGGCATCACTAAACGGGGATTTGGCGGCTACGGACAAGGGTCAATGAGCTACGGCATCGGTAAACAGGGATTTGGCGGCTACGGACAAGGTTCAATGAGCTACGGCCTCGGTAAACAGGGATTTGGCAGCTACGGACAAGGGTCAAAGAGCTACGGCCATGGTGGACAGAGCTATGGCGGCTACGGACAAGGTTCAATGAGCTACGGCCATGGTGGACAGGGCTATGGCGGCTACGGTCAAAGTTCAATGAGCTACGGCATCGGTAAACAGGGATTTGGCGGCTACGGTCAAGGTTCATTGAGCTACGGCATCGGTAAACAGATGTACTGA
- the LOC128233476 gene encoding spidroin-2-like isoform X2, which translates to MNGYLKSAVVALCFLALCAFANADDSRGRRSQQGYLQKYPHDLGTSYRILGIGKMPSGSGSYGHGSAGYGKQGFGGYGQGSMSYGIGKQGFGGYGQGSMSYGIGKQGFGSYGQGSTSYGIGKQGFGGYGQGSMSYGIGKQGFGGYGQGSTSYGITKRGFGGYGQGSMSYGIGKQGFGGYGQGSMSYGLGKQGFGSYGQGSMSYGIGKQGFGGYGQGSLSYGIGKQMY; encoded by the exons ATGAATG GTTATTTGAAGTCCGCAGTTGTTGCCCTTTGCTTCCTGGCGCTGTGTGCCTTTGCAAACGCCGATGACAGCCGTGGTAGAAGATCACAACAAGGGTATCTTCAGAAGTATCCACACGACCTTGGAACAAGTTACCGCATACTTGGTATTGGCAAAATGCCTTCCGGCTCTGGTAGTTATGGACACGGATCCGCTGGCTACGGTAAACAGGGATTTGGCGGCTACGGACAAGGTTCAATGAGCTACGGCATCGGTAAACAGGGATTTGGCGGCTACGGACAAGGGTCAATGAGCTACGGCATCGGTAAACAGGGATTTGGCAGCTACGGACAAGGTTCAACGAGCTACGGCATCGGTAAACAGGGATTTGGCGGCTATGGACAAGGTTCAATGAGCTACGGCATCGGTAAACAGGGATTTGGCGGCTACGGACAAGGTTCAACGAGCTACGGCATCACTAAACGGGGATTTGGCGGCTACGGACAAGGGTCAATGAGCTACGGCATCGGTAAACAGGGATTTGGCGGCTACGGACAAGGTTCAATGAGCTACGGCCTCGGTAAACAGGGATTTGGCAGCTACGGACAAGG TTCAATGAGCTACGGCATCGGTAAACAGGGATTTGGCGGCTACGGTCAAGGTTCATTGAGCTACGGCATCGGTAAACAGATGTACTGA